The Pseudomonas sp. MH9.2 genomic interval TGATTACCCTAACAACCGAGCCCGGCCCGACGCCGGGCTCTTTGCCGTCGGCGTTCAGATCGCGTCGACCGTGCAACTGCTGTCACACCTACGCTACCATGTGCCTCATTGGCGGGCATGGACCCTGCATTCATCGCCAATCAGCTCGGCCATAGCGTGCAAATGTTACTATCCACGTACGCCCGATGGATAAACGCCAGCACCGACTGGCGCCAACTCGAAAAGCTCGAAACAAGCCTGATTGGCACACATCTGGTACAGACAGAAAATGTACCGCCCTGAAACCCGTACGGAAAAATAGCCCTGTGACACTGGAACAGAATTACACCGCGATACTGGGTCAGCTCGGCGAGGACGTGTCCCGCGAAGGTTTGATCGACACACCAAAACGTGCTGCAAAAGCCATGCAGTATCTATGTCGAGGCTACGAACAAAGTCTCGAAGAAGTCACCAACGGTGCCCTCTTCAGCTCCGACAACAGTGAGATGGTCATGGTAAAGGACATCGAGTTGTACTCGTTGTGCGAACACCACTTGCTGCCATTTATCGGCAGGGCTCATGTCGCTTACATCCCGAACGGTAAAGTGCTCGGTCTGTCGAAAGTCGCGCGAATCGTCGACATGTATGCCCGCCGCCTGCAAATCCAGGAAAACCTCAGCCGCCAGATCGCCGATGCGATTCAGCAAGTGACCGGTGCTTTGGGTGTCGCAGTCGTCATTGAAGCCAAGCACATGTGCATGATGATGCGCGGCGTCGAGAAACAGA includes:
- the folE gene encoding GTP cyclohydrolase I FolE; protein product: MTLEQNYTAILGQLGEDVSREGLIDTPKRAAKAMQYLCRGYEQSLEEVTNGALFSSDNSEMVMVKDIELYSLCEHHLLPFIGRAHVAYIPNGKVLGLSKVARIVDMYARRLQIQENLSRQIADAIQQVTGALGVAVVIEAKHMCMMMRGVEKQNSSMITSVMLGEFRENAATRSEFLSLIK